A stretch of Priestia aryabhattai DNA encodes these proteins:
- a CDS encoding LLM class flavin-dependent oxidoreductase: MKLSILDQSPRYEGERAEDAFQHTIQLAQLAEELGYHRFWVAEHHDSEHVVGSSPEVLISHLLAKTHHIRIGSGGVMLQHYSPYKVAENFNVLASLSPNRIDLGIGRAPGGLPHSTQALQQNSQPTKSLTDKLIELKQHLNDTLPEDHPLYGLKAYPRPEKSADMFLLGASASSAELAASLNLPYVFAQFINGEQKVLEEAVSVYNQHVLSHARTLVVALSVIVADTSEEAKALASSTKIFKVYLQNGKSVTLGSKEKAEEFGQQSKESYRIEEKEANVIYGTKETVRQKLQALKQAFSVNEFIILTAIQDFEQKKRSYTLLKEAFNEGDAQKTNQTLAAY, from the coding sequence GTGAAATTAAGTATTTTAGATCAAAGCCCACGTTATGAAGGTGAGCGTGCTGAAGATGCATTTCAGCATACCATTCAATTAGCTCAGCTAGCAGAAGAACTTGGTTACCATCGCTTTTGGGTAGCGGAGCATCATGACTCTGAGCATGTTGTAGGATCATCACCTGAAGTGTTAATTTCTCACCTGCTCGCTAAAACTCATCATATCCGTATTGGTTCAGGGGGTGTTATGCTTCAGCACTACAGCCCTTATAAAGTAGCAGAAAATTTTAATGTTTTAGCCTCATTATCTCCAAATCGCATCGATCTTGGAATCGGTAGAGCACCAGGAGGACTACCTCATTCTACTCAAGCCTTGCAACAAAACTCTCAGCCCACTAAGTCCTTAACAGACAAACTGATAGAACTTAAACAACATCTAAACGATACGCTGCCAGAAGATCACCCGCTTTATGGTTTAAAAGCCTATCCAAGGCCGGAAAAATCAGCAGATATGTTTTTACTGGGAGCAAGTGCTTCAAGCGCAGAGCTTGCGGCTTCATTAAACCTTCCATATGTATTTGCTCAATTCATTAATGGTGAGCAAAAAGTGCTAGAAGAAGCGGTTTCTGTCTATAATCAGCACGTTTTATCTCATGCACGCACGCTTGTCGTTGCGCTTTCCGTCATCGTAGCGGATACTTCAGAAGAGGCAAAAGCATTAGCATCCAGCACAAAAATATTTAAAGTATACTTACAAAATGGTAAGTCCGTTACATTAGGCTCCAAAGAAAAAGCTGAAGAATTTGGTCAGCAGTCCAAAGAAAGCTATCGAATTGAAGAAAAAGAAGCAAACGTTATATACGGTACAAAAGAAACCGTTCGTCAAAAGCTCCAAGCTTTGAAACAGGCGTTTTCTGTTAATGAATTTATCATTCTTACTGCTATTCAAGATTTCGAACAAAAAAAGCGATCTTATACGCTTTTAAAAGAAGCATTCAATG
- a CDS encoding GNAT family N-acetyltransferase, producing MSELFRLATVEDAEELLDLTLRAYEPIRKLGIKFPAATATIELVKENIQNSRCYVMESDEKIVATITARMYKEITNWPFLWWFAVDPLVKKKGVGSKLLTWVEETIIRDQLGAPAVTLATSDRHPWLIPMYERKGYERFFEVDQGEEGKGVFLRKILHPERYELEKHKELQKAN from the coding sequence ATGAGTGAATTATTTCGATTAGCAACCGTAGAAGATGCTGAAGAGCTGTTGGATTTAACACTTCGAGCATACGAGCCGATTCGAAAGCTAGGAATTAAGTTTCCCGCCGCGACGGCAACGATTGAACTTGTAAAAGAAAACATTCAAAACAGCCGCTGCTACGTGATGGAAAGTGATGAAAAAATCGTAGCTACGATTACAGCAAGAATGTATAAAGAAATAACAAACTGGCCTTTCTTATGGTGGTTTGCGGTAGATCCTTTGGTTAAAAAGAAAGGAGTAGGTTCTAAACTCTTAACATGGGTTGAAGAAACGATTATTCGAGATCAACTGGGGGCGCCTGCAGTTACGTTGGCTACTTCTGATCGACATCCGTGGTTAATTCCTATGTATGAAAGGAAAGGGTATGAACGCTTTTTTGAAGTCGATCAAGGGGAAGAAGGAAAAGGCGTATTCTTAAGGAAAATCTTACATCCCGAAAGATATGAGTTAGAAAAACACAAGGAGTTACAAAAAGCTAATTAA
- a CDS encoding glutaredoxin family protein, producing the protein MSVKILLWNRKGCHHCEELKAYFHEKGYQYESIDVEGKDYLRDLLEIKYGIRHVPVVEIGDKGQFEGVTEKDYEQIEKLIEDYSPIVK; encoded by the coding sequence ATGTCAGTAAAGATTTTATTATGGAATCGAAAAGGTTGTCATCATTGCGAAGAACTAAAGGCATATTTTCATGAGAAAGGATATCAATATGAAAGTATCGATGTAGAAGGAAAAGATTATTTGCGAGATTTACTTGAAATTAAATACGGTATTCGTCATGTACCGGTCGTTGAAATTGGAGATAAGGGGCAGTTTGAAGGAGTTACTGAAAAAGATTATGAACAAATAGAAAAATTGATTGAAGACTATTCACCAATAGTTAAATAG
- a CDS encoding amino acid ABC transporter substrate-binding protein, whose translation MKKLQLTAIFLSLLLLLAACGASNKETSANASKDKVQKIIVGTGTQFPNICFIDDKGNLTGYDVELVKEIDKRLPNYKFEFKTMDFSNLLLSLESNKIDLVAHQMEVNKERKQKFLFNKEPYNIFPLHVVVNEKNTSIKSIKDLSGKKVIVGATSNSANLIDKYNKEHGNKINIVYSGQGSDDTKTQLKTGRADATISTPFAVDFVNKQADAEQKVVGPAISNSKVYFMLRKNETGLQRDVDKALKEIKEDGTLTKLSEKWLVEDYTKAAGNN comes from the coding sequence ATGAAAAAGCTACAGCTGACAGCTATCTTTTTATCACTTCTTTTATTGTTAGCAGCTTGCGGAGCATCCAATAAAGAAACATCGGCTAACGCAAGCAAAGACAAAGTGCAAAAAATTATTGTAGGAACCGGTACGCAATTTCCAAACATTTGCTTTATTGACGATAAAGGGAATCTAACAGGGTATGACGTAGAGCTTGTTAAAGAAATAGACAAACGTCTTCCAAACTATAAGTTTGAATTTAAAACGATGGATTTCTCTAATTTACTTTTGAGCTTGGAATCGAACAAAATTGATTTAGTAGCTCATCAAATGGAAGTGAATAAAGAGAGAAAACAAAAGTTCCTATTTAATAAAGAACCTTATAATATCTTTCCGCTACATGTAGTTGTAAATGAAAAAAATACGTCAATTAAATCAATTAAAGATTTGAGTGGTAAAAAGGTAATTGTAGGAGCAACGAGTAACTCTGCTAACTTAATCGATAAGTATAACAAAGAACATGGAAATAAAATTAATATTGTCTATTCAGGTCAAGGATCTGATGATACAAAAACGCAGCTGAAAACAGGACGCGCGGATGCTACGATTAGTACGCCGTTTGCAGTTGACTTTGTCAATAAACAAGCAGATGCAGAGCAAAAAGTTGTAGGACCTGCTATTTCAAATTCAAAAGTATATTTTATGCTTCGCAAAAATGAAACAGGTTTACAAAGAGATGTTGATAAAGCGCTAAAAGAAATAAAAGAAGACGGAACATTGACAAAATTAAGCGAAAAATGGCTAGTAGAAGATTATACAAAAGCAGCTGGAAATAACTAA
- a CDS encoding amino acid ABC transporter permease — protein MGKAFDIELIFTSIPQLLSYLHITIWILVASLVIGSTLGLFIALPRIYKVPVLSQIAAVYISFMRGTPILIQLFLVFYGIPAFLQLIHIDVSRMAPLVFVIITYSLSTAASFSEMMRGAINSVDKGQTEAAYSIGMTGTQTFTRIVLPQALVVAFPNFGNLVIGSLKDTSLAFTIGVMDMMGRGDTIIAATAHAVEVYIALAIIYYFVAIILEKFFVKSEQKLQRHDQPVHV, from the coding sequence ATGGGAAAAGCATTTGATATAGAGCTGATTTTCACCTCTATTCCTCAATTATTATCTTATTTGCATATTACAATTTGGATTTTGGTTGCTTCACTTGTGATTGGCAGTACCTTGGGATTGTTTATTGCCCTGCCGCGTATTTATAAAGTACCTGTGTTAAGTCAAATAGCAGCAGTTTATATTTCTTTTATGAGGGGGACGCCTATTTTAATTCAATTATTTTTAGTTTTTTATGGGATACCTGCCTTTTTACAATTGATTCATATTGACGTTTCGAGAATGGCTCCGCTCGTATTTGTTATTATCACGTATTCATTGAGCACGGCGGCGTCTTTTTCTGAAATGATGCGCGGTGCCATTAATAGTGTAGATAAAGGGCAAACCGAAGCAGCGTATAGTATAGGAATGACCGGAACACAAACGTTCACTCGAATTGTGCTACCGCAAGCCCTCGTTGTAGCCTTTCCTAACTTTGGAAACCTTGTGATTGGTTCTTTAAAAGATACGTCTTTAGCTTTTACGATTGGTGTAATGGATATGATGGGAAGAGGAGATACCATTATCGCAGCAACGGCTCATGCAGTTGAGGTATATATTGCACTTGCAATTATTTATTATTTTGTAGCGATTATATTAGAGAAATTTTTTGTGAAATCAGAACAGAAGCTGCAAAGACACGATCAGCCTGTTCATGTATAA
- a CDS encoding amino acid ABC transporter permease, translating to MVIDVPFIWTAFVEILKALPLTLLITIGPLLGGLLIGIAVAAVRINSVKIITPIANVYVSFFRGTPAILHIMVIYLGFPLFINKLSRYYEWGFNANSIPIVVFVLIALSFTAGAYMSEIIRSGLLAVEKGQIEAAYSVGMNRFQSMKRIVFPQAFALSLPNLCNIFIGFLHTSSIAFIVSQKELNGAANIVASNNLKFLEAYIAAALIYWMLTMLIEGITALLERKLTVYNRGGVV from the coding sequence ATGGTTATTGATGTACCGTTTATATGGACAGCATTTGTAGAAATTTTAAAGGCATTACCTTTAACACTCCTTATTACCATTGGTCCGTTACTAGGCGGATTGCTTATTGGTATTGCTGTTGCTGCTGTGAGAATTAATTCAGTGAAAATAATAACGCCTATTGCCAACGTATACGTATCATTTTTTCGAGGAACGCCTGCTATTCTTCATATTATGGTTATTTACCTAGGGTTCCCGCTATTTATTAATAAACTATCACGTTACTATGAGTGGGGCTTTAATGCAAACAGCATTCCTATTGTCGTATTTGTATTAATCGCTTTGTCTTTTACAGCGGGAGCTTATATGTCAGAGATTATTCGCTCTGGTTTGTTAGCTGTAGAAAAAGGACAAATTGAGGCTGCGTATTCCGTTGGAATGAATCGTTTTCAATCGATGAAACGAATTGTTTTTCCCCAAGCGTTTGCTTTGTCTTTACCGAATTTATGTAATATCTTTATCGGCTTTTTGCATACGTCTTCTATCGCATTTATCGTATCGCAAAAAGAGTTAAACGGTGCTGCTAATATTGTAGCTTCGAATAATCTCAAGTTTCTAGAAGCTTATATTGCTGCTGCTCTTATTTATTGGATGTTGACGATGTTAATAGAAGGAATAACAGCGCTGCTTGAACGGAAATTAACTGTTTATAATCGAGGAGGGGTTGTATGA
- a CDS encoding amino acid ABC transporter ATP-binding protein — protein sequence MITLTNIKKTFGHNTVLDGIDLIVKKGDVVTILGPSGSGKTTFLRCINFLERADEGEVSIDQFTVQCQKPNRKDILTLRQKTTMVFQQYNLFKHKTVIENIMEGLVIVQKLPKEEAKQRSLDVLEKVGLAEKANAYPSQLSGGQQQRVGIARALALNPEVILFDEPTSALDPELVGEVLSVIRKIAEEGITMIIVTHEMSFAREVSNHVVFMDGGKIVEQGHPEDIFSNPKEERTKQFLKRINPTHSPYSYIYEKTI from the coding sequence ATGATTACATTAACTAATATCAAAAAAACATTTGGTCACAATACAGTATTGGACGGTATTGATTTAATTGTTAAAAAAGGCGACGTTGTGACCATTTTAGGACCGAGTGGTTCTGGAAAGACTACGTTTTTACGCTGCATTAATTTCTTAGAAAGAGCAGATGAAGGAGAAGTTTCTATTGATCAATTTACGGTTCAGTGCCAAAAGCCAAACCGCAAAGACATTTTAACTCTTCGACAAAAAACAACGATGGTTTTTCAGCAATACAATTTGTTCAAACACAAAACCGTTATTGAAAATATTATGGAGGGGCTAGTTATTGTTCAAAAGTTGCCAAAGGAAGAAGCGAAACAACGCAGTTTAGACGTCCTTGAAAAAGTGGGGCTTGCTGAAAAAGCAAATGCTTATCCAAGTCAGTTATCAGGAGGTCAACAGCAGCGAGTGGGAATTGCTAGAGCGCTTGCTTTAAATCCTGAAGTCATTTTATTTGATGAGCCGACGTCCGCTTTGGACCCCGAACTAGTGGGTGAAGTACTATCTGTTATTCGTAAAATTGCTGAAGAAGGAATTACCATGATTATTGTTACGCACGAAATGAGTTTCGCCCGTGAAGTCTCTAATCACGTTGTGTTTATGGACGGAGGAAAGATTGTCGAACAAGGTCATCCTGAAGACATATTTTCAAATCCAAAAGAAGAGCGAACAAAGCAATTTCTTAAGCGTATCAACCCAACGCATTCTCCTTACTCTTATATTTATGAAAAAACAATCTAA
- a CDS encoding riboflavin kinase — MNKAALKTKTSKKLFIKGQVVTGRQQGRHLGFPTANIDTQHEELKNGVYGVIVHLRGLEHIGVMNVGVKPTFGSELSKTFEVHILDFNEVIYGESVQCDVIFRVRGEKKFPSIEFLKHQIKADTLQVKQRFQHMGYVSSEYTKSNLGRTRYLNLPDLQFFNWCHSQFRVNKGIYNTIDQWFYDEGIVNIHPRRVHVIAFLQFAQEGNERKTEKEGVLRFGAGGLTNQLREFMNGYEKGEW, encoded by the coding sequence GTGAATAAAGCGGCATTAAAAACTAAAACAAGCAAAAAACTTTTTATAAAAGGCCAGGTTGTAACTGGAAGACAGCAAGGAAGACATTTGGGGTTTCCAACAGCTAATATAGATACTCAGCATGAGGAATTAAAGAATGGTGTGTACGGTGTTATCGTTCACCTGCGGGGGCTTGAACATATAGGAGTTATGAATGTAGGCGTTAAGCCGACATTTGGATCGGAACTATCTAAAACGTTTGAGGTTCATATTTTGGATTTTAACGAAGTTATTTATGGAGAGTCAGTCCAATGTGACGTAATTTTTCGGGTGCGAGGGGAAAAGAAGTTTCCTTCCATTGAGTTTTTAAAGCATCAAATTAAAGCTGATACGCTACAAGTTAAGCAAAGGTTTCAGCATATGGGCTACGTATCTAGTGAATATACAAAATCCAATCTAGGGCGAACGCGTTATTTAAATCTACCTGATCTACAGTTTTTTAATTGGTGCCACAGTCAATTCAGAGTTAATAAAGGCATTTACAATACAATTGATCAATGGTTTTATGACGAAGGAATTGTAAATATTCACCCTAGAAGAGTTCATGTTATCGCCTTCTTACAATTTGCACAGGAAGGGAATGAAAGAAAGACAGAAAAAGAAGGGGTCCTTCGCTTTGGAGCAGGCGGTTTAACCAATCAATTACGAGAATTTATGAATGGATATGAAAAAGGAGAATGGTAA
- a CDS encoding LLM class flavin-dependent oxidoreductase codes for MTHQRQLKLGAIIHGVGGNMGAWRHPEILADASVNFDFYKQQAQKAEEGKFDLVFIADGLYINEKSLPHFLNRFEPLTILSALASVTSHIGLVGTLSTSYSEPFTVARQFASLDHISSGRAGWNVVTSPLEGSALNYGKEHPTHDKRYRIAEEFLKVTKGLWDSWEDDAFIRNKETGQFFEEKKLHRLHHKGEFFSVEGPLNIGRSAQGQPVVFQAGSSESGKELAAKTADAVFTGQDNLEEAKAFYQDVKSRAAAQGREENEILIFPGIGPIIGSTTEEAERKYKELSQLVTIEHALNYLGRFFDHFDFSQFPLDEAFPDLGDIGSNSFRSTTDKIKENAKKHKWTLREAALRIATPKTQFIGTPEHIANLMEQWFEEKGADGFIIHSSVPHGLDDFVEHVVPILQERGLYRTEYEGSTLRSHLHLNVPKNRYAQVKVN; via the coding sequence ATGACACATCAAAGACAATTAAAGCTAGGGGCTATTATTCATGGAGTGGGAGGAAATATGGGGGCATGGAGACACCCTGAAATTTTGGCAGATGCCAGTGTTAATTTCGATTTTTACAAGCAGCAGGCTCAAAAAGCGGAAGAAGGAAAATTTGATTTAGTATTCATTGCTGATGGGTTATATATTAATGAAAAATCGCTTCCGCACTTTTTAAATCGTTTTGAACCTCTTACCATTCTATCAGCACTTGCTTCTGTGACTTCTCATATTGGTTTAGTTGGCACTCTATCGACCTCCTACAGCGAGCCTTTTACGGTGGCTAGACAATTTGCTTCACTTGATCATATTAGCAGCGGCCGAGCAGGATGGAATGTTGTAACATCTCCACTAGAAGGATCTGCGCTTAACTATGGAAAAGAACATCCCACTCATGATAAACGCTATAGAATAGCTGAAGAGTTTCTAAAAGTAACAAAGGGATTATGGGATTCTTGGGAAGATGATGCATTTATTCGAAATAAAGAAACCGGCCAATTTTTTGAGGAGAAAAAGCTGCACCGGTTGCATCACAAAGGCGAATTCTTCTCTGTAGAAGGCCCGTTAAACATTGGCCGCTCAGCTCAGGGTCAGCCTGTAGTGTTTCAAGCAGGCTCTTCTGAAAGCGGCAAAGAGTTAGCAGCGAAAACGGCTGACGCAGTGTTTACAGGACAAGACAATTTAGAAGAAGCGAAAGCTTTTTACCAAGATGTAAAATCAAGAGCCGCAGCACAAGGACGCGAGGAAAACGAGATTTTAATTTTCCCGGGAATTGGTCCTATCATTGGCAGTACAACCGAAGAAGCCGAAAGAAAATATAAAGAGCTTTCTCAATTAGTGACGATTGAACATGCGCTAAACTATTTAGGACGCTTTTTCGATCATTTTGATTTTTCACAGTTTCCATTAGATGAGGCGTTTCCTGACTTAGGAGATATAGGAAGTAATAGTTTTCGCAGTACGACTGACAAAATTAAAGAAAACGCTAAAAAACATAAGTGGACACTGCGAGAAGCGGCGCTGCGAATTGCTACACCTAAAACCCAATTTATTGGAACGCCAGAGCATATCGCCAATTTAATGGAACAGTGGTTTGAAGAAAAGGGAGCTGACGGCTTTATTATTCATTCAAGCGTTCCGCATGGCTTAGACGACTTTGTTGAACACGTTGTACCGATTTTGCAAGAAAGAGGCTTGTATCGTACAGAATACGAAGGGAGTACATTAAGAAGTCACTTGCATTTGAATGTTCCCAAAAATCGCTACGCACAAGTGAAAGTTAACTGA
- a CDS encoding N-acetylmuramoyl-L-alanine amidase family protein, giving the protein MKKIYLDAGHGGKDSGAAVNELYEKDLVLAVQQHIISFLSTHYQGFSLCTTRTTDVFLSLNERVNKANAWGADVYLSIHINAGGETGYEDFIYSKNINNQTIVFRNDIHDHVKFVLTKYNHSNRGRKLANHAVLRRSYMPSVLIKIGFIDTEHDAKLLKNPQFLKDMALAYAKGIARFLNLEPKSTKSVEASDAEGFSKTTALYKPLWIKTTEDTETYKYANMSERTGHLKKNSIFRVYGETRAAWVIDGGHFIEKKDTIIEGETITTAELTKENLETLKVFVTEEKLETAVTFSKEGAEVAIITLHDKKILNVKAFLDREKWWYKAERAKKTACSLKLSP; this is encoded by the coding sequence ATGAAAAAAATTTATTTAGATGCAGGTCACGGAGGAAAAGATTCAGGGGCTGCAGTCAACGAGTTATATGAAAAGGACTTAGTGCTAGCTGTTCAACAGCACATAATCTCTTTTCTTTCTACTCACTATCAAGGGTTTTCTCTTTGTACAACGCGTACAACCGATGTGTTTCTGTCATTAAATGAACGGGTAAATAAAGCCAATGCGTGGGGTGCTGATGTATATTTATCAATTCATATAAATGCAGGTGGCGAAACGGGATATGAAGATTTTATTTATAGCAAAAATATAAATAACCAAACCATTGTGTTCCGAAACGATATTCACGATCATGTGAAATTCGTTCTCACTAAATACAACCACTCTAACCGAGGCAGAAAGTTAGCTAATCATGCTGTGTTAAGGCGTTCATATATGCCGTCTGTATTAATTAAAATTGGGTTTATTGATACAGAACACGATGCAAAACTCTTAAAAAACCCTCAATTTCTAAAAGACATGGCCTTGGCATATGCAAAAGGCATTGCACGGTTTTTAAACTTAGAGCCTAAGTCCACAAAATCTGTGGAAGCCTCTGACGCGGAAGGTTTTTCAAAAACTACTGCTTTATATAAACCTTTATGGATAAAAACAACCGAGGATACTGAGACGTATAAGTATGCAAATATGTCAGAGAGAACAGGTCATTTAAAAAAGAATTCGATCTTTCGTGTTTATGGTGAAACGCGTGCAGCCTGGGTGATTGATGGAGGACATTTTATTGAAAAAAAAGATACGATCATTGAAGGAGAAACAATAACAACTGCGGAATTAACAAAAGAAAATTTGGAAACATTAAAAGTGTTTGTAACGGAAGAAAAATTGGAAACAGCCGTAACCTTTTCAAAAGAAGGAGCTGAGGTAGCCATCATTACACTTCACGATAAAAAAATACTGAATGTAAAAGCATTTTTAGATAGAGAAAAATGGTGGTACAAAGCTGAACGGGCAAAAAAAACTGCATGTTCTTTGAAGCTTTCACCCTAG
- a CDS encoding plasmid mobilization protein, whose protein sequence is MRGHSIPAIKLNEEEKEKLEELIEHYNLKRTSLIRKFIMDGRVKPPLIGKEAGVELLVNLRKIEAELSRLSNNMHQIAKYLHKPKDKQNHSQNLEEILLEMMKKQKHVQEDVETISEQLSDHLYVK, encoded by the coding sequence ATGAGAGGACACAGCATTCCAGCAATTAAGTTGAATGAAGAAGAAAAAGAAAAATTAGAGGAACTTATTGAACATTATAATTTAAAACGAACGTCTCTCATTCGAAAATTTATTATGGATGGAAGAGTTAAGCCACCTTTAATCGGCAAAGAAGCAGGTGTGGAACTATTAGTTAACCTGCGAAAAATTGAGGCTGAACTAAGCCGGCTAAGCAATAATATGCATCAAATTGCAAAGTACTTACATAAACCAAAAGATAAGCAAAATCATTCACAGAACCTTGAAGAAATCCTATTAGAAATGATGAAAAAACAAAAGCATGTACAAGAAGATGTAGAGACTATTTCAGAGCAGCTTAGCGATCATTTATACGTCAAATAG
- a CDS encoding N-acetylmuramoyl-L-alanine amidase — protein sequence MKLKKRLKLNKIGIAMLAAGVMCTAYTPIHMLQKPVVAQAAENQSDSLELAFVQASKEFGVPTSLLKAISYNKSRWENHNGEPSAAGGYGLMHLTDIPFSEDGKGNGTAPSKPAYDKQQTLSLAAKLLKSDKEILKKDPVQNIRGGAAVLAFIAKDKNGNVPSTDQKWYDAVVAYSSSQDKENAQVFADDVYKTLEKGAERTTLDGQHLKISPHNIDIPIPRAENSNTSKAECPASLKCEYIPAFYGKFSESPSDYGNYDIANRQKSDVRYIVIHDTEVSYDGTIDLFANPNRAAANYVIRSSDGHIAQMIDNKDVAWHAGNWYFNTHSIGIEHEGFALEGSTWFTEEMYRSSARLVRHLAKEYNIPLNRAHIIGHDEVPGLSPKAQSGMHSDPGPFWDWGHYMDLVGSPVERQHTNKSAVTINPVFKNNQPEVSDAPKQPTNFVYLHQAPSNDSPLLDEPAASGPGTKQTLDWGSKAVTGQTYAVAETKGEWTAIWYGGQKAWFYNPHNKNTSKGTGILLTPKAGKESIQVYGGAFPEASAYPSNIPVKEMVPLQYTISPEQVYVGVEKVTSDYYYAPTFTTNPNDHKMIVGKDEYYQIYFNHRYAFVKASDVEVKKQ from the coding sequence TTGAAACTAAAAAAACGATTAAAACTAAACAAGATAGGGATAGCCATGCTTGCTGCTGGGGTCATGTGTACAGCTTATACGCCTATTCATATGCTACAAAAGCCTGTAGTTGCTCAGGCTGCGGAGAATCAGTCGGATTCTTTGGAGCTAGCATTTGTCCAAGCATCTAAAGAATTTGGTGTGCCAACTTCGCTTTTAAAAGCAATTTCCTACAACAAGTCGCGCTGGGAAAATCATAATGGAGAACCTAGTGCGGCTGGGGGATACGGCCTTATGCATTTAACCGACATCCCTTTTTCAGAAGATGGAAAAGGAAACGGAACTGCGCCTTCAAAACCAGCATATGACAAACAGCAAACGCTTTCCTTAGCTGCTAAGCTGCTTAAGTCAGATAAAGAAATATTAAAAAAAGATCCTGTGCAAAATATTCGCGGTGGCGCTGCTGTGCTAGCTTTTATTGCAAAAGACAAAAATGGAAACGTACCGTCTACCGATCAGAAATGGTACGACGCAGTCGTAGCTTACAGTTCTTCCCAGGATAAAGAAAACGCTCAAGTATTTGCCGATGATGTATATAAAACGTTGGAAAAAGGAGCAGAGCGTACAACGTTAGACGGACAGCATCTTAAAATTTCTCCTCACAATATAGATATACCGATTCCTCGCGCTGAAAATTCGAATACGAGTAAAGCCGAGTGTCCGGCCTCTTTAAAATGTGAATACATCCCTGCTTTTTACGGGAAATTTAGCGAAAGTCCTTCAGATTACGGAAACTATGATATTGCAAATCGTCAAAAATCAGATGTTCGTTATATTGTTATTCATGATACGGAAGTGAGTTATGATGGAACGATTGATTTGTTTGCTAATCCTAATAGAGCAGCTGCAAACTATGTAATCCGTTCAAGTGATGGCCACATTGCACAGATGATTGATAACAAAGATGTAGCATGGCATGCAGGAAACTGGTATTTTAATACGCACAGTATTGGAATCGAGCATGAAGGGTTCGCGCTTGAAGGATCCACATGGTTTACAGAAGAAATGTACCGTTCTTCAGCAAGGCTCGTACGCCACCTTGCCAAAGAATATAATATTCCGTTAAACCGAGCTCATATTATTGGTCATGACGAGGTACCGGGTTTGTCTCCTAAAGCTCAATCAGGTATGCATTCAGATCCTGGGCCGTTTTGGGACTGGGGGCACTATATGGATTTAGTAGGAAGCCCAGTTGAGCGCCAGCATACAAACAAATCAGCCGTTACAATTAATCCAGTCTTTAAAAACAATCAGCCAGAGGTATCAGATGCGCCAAAGCAGCCGACCAACTTTGTGTATTTGCATCAAGCCCCTAGCAATGATTCACCGTTACTGGATGAGCCTGCAGCTTCAGGACCAGGAACGAAACAAACGTTAGATTGGGGAAGCAAAGCTGTAACAGGACAAACGTATGCAGTGGCTGAGACAAAAGGAGAATGGACAGCGATTTGGTACGGAGGACAAAAAGCGTGGTTTTATAATCCACATAATAAAAATACAAGTAAAGGTACAGGCATATTATTAACGCCAAAAGCAGGAAAAGAAAGCATTCAAGTATATGGAGGTGCTTTCCCCGAAGCTTCAGCCTATCCTTCTAATATACCGGTTAAAGAGATGGTGCCACTTCAGTATACAATTTCTCCGGAGCAGGTGTACGTAGGGGTAGAAAAAGTAACAAGTGACTATTACTATGCACCAACTTTTACAACAAATCCAAACGATCACAAAATGATTGTTGGGAAAGACGAATACTATCAAATTTATTTTAATCACCGCTATGCGTTTGTGAAAGCTTCGGATGTAGAGGTTAAAAAACAATAG